The Bacillus sp. Y1 genome includes the window GCTTCCTTTAGAAATGTATCGATATCTGCAAAACTTTATTTCATTTGGGAAAAGGGAAGGCAAACTTAAGGAACATATTCCTGATAGTGTCATGCTCGGATTGATATTTCAATCCATAGCCATTCCAAATCATTTTGGTTTACCAAAGTCGGTTTGGGTGGATTCAATCAAGGAAATCATTAGTAAAGGAATGTTTGCACATTCATAATTGACACAACTGTCACTTACGCTTGATAATAAGGGTGGCAATTGTGTTTTTATTTTTATTCAAAGTTACACTTGTGTCACTATAAATTTTAACTAAGGGGAGAAAAGCATGAAATCAATTCTCAAGGTAATTACTGACCGAGTTTCCACCAGAAAAGGAACATGGGTTACATTAGGTGTTTGGGTCATAGTAACAGTCCTTCTTGCCATACTTGCACCGAGTGCGAAAGATTACGAATCATCCAATATTACTTCATTACCTAGTGATGCAAAGTCAGTTATTGCTCAAAATAAACTTGATCAATATTTTAAAGACAATGACGGAACTCCGGCGATTCTCGTTTTTCAATCAAGCGACGACAAGATAGTGAATGTATCTGAATTAGAGTCATTTATCAAAGAGGTTCAAAAGGTAGAGGGAGTTAAGGAAATTGTTCCAATAACTACTTTGCCACCACAAGCCACAGAAAGCTTCTTTTCCGAAGATAAGAGTACAGTCATCCTGCCGGTTACTTTTGAGGCTGACTTTGAAGCGAAAGAAATGAGGGCCTCTCAAGAAAAGATGATGGAGATTACTGAGGAATCTACGGATTTGACGTTAAAGATAACCGGACCAGCTGGTATTGCTGTAGACGCTCTTGATTTGTTCTCGCGAGCAGATGTTGTGCTCCTTTTATCAACTGTTGGCCTTATCCTTGTATTGTTAATAGTAATCTACCGTTCACCTCTACTTGCTTTAATCCCACTTCTTGCTGCCGCATTTGTCTATGAAGTGGTGAATCAAGTGCTTGGTCTAATGGGGAAAGCGGGTTTACTTATTAACAACCAAACATTTTCAATCATGACGATTTTATTATTTGCAGCAGTCATTGATTATTCATTATTTGTCTTTTCTCGCTATCGAGAGGAATTGAAAACGTATGATAGTAAGCATGAAGCCATGAAAGAAGCAATGAGGGAGACGGGATTACCAGTTTTCTTCTCTGGTGGTACAGTCCTTGCCGCAATGTTGGTATTATTCTTCGCAGAATTTGGGGATTACCGAAATTTTGCACCTATTTTTGCAACGGCAATGCTTATTATTATGTTAGCTTCGGTCACATTAGTTCCTGCCCTTTTTACACTATTCGGAAGAAAATCGTTCTGGCCTAAGATTCCTAGAGTTGGGGAGGAATCAGTTAAAGCAAATTCTTTCTGGAGTAAAATTGGTCGAATTGTAGTAAAGAAGCCAGTTGTTTCAACTGTAGCAATTGGGATTATCTTGGTAATTTCGGCATTAAATATGTTCAATCTGAAGTACGAGTTTGATACAATGAAGTCCTTTCCTGAGGATATGCCATCTAGGATCGGGTATGAAATATTAGAAGAGAAGTTTGAAAAGGGAGATTTAGCTCCAACAACTGTCTTGTTAGAAGCTTCTGAGCAAGTGACGATGGAGCAACAGGACGTAATCATGAAAGAGCTGAAGAAACAACCCCTTGTTAGCAGTGTTCGTCCAAGTGGTGTAACAGAAGACCAAAAAGTAGTTCAATTTACGCTTACTTATACAGAAAGTCCATACGATAGTGAAACGATGGATGCGTTGGAAAAAACGAGAGACAATTCGAAGCAAATTGTAAAGGATGCAGGTCTTGAGGGTGAGCTTTACTTTGCTGGCGAAACAGCCAACCGAATTGACGATCGTGCAACGAATAACAGAGATCTCATCGTAATTGTTCTATTAGAGTCTATTCTCATCTTTGCTATGCTTATTGTAATGACAAAGTCGTTCAAGCTACCTTTATATATGATGGGGACCATTTTATTATCGTTCCTGGCAGCTGTTGGGTTAGGGATGTTCCTGACAAACCTATTTTTTGATATTGATACAGTTAGTAACCGCGTCCCACTTTACTCCTTCGTCTTTTTAGTGGCGTTAGGAATTGATTATAATATCATTCTTATTTCAAGGTTTATGGAAGAAAGAAAAATTCACCCTGTTAAGAAAGCAGTTGAAATTGCTGTAGCCAATACGGGCGGTGTTATTTCTTCAGCAGGAATCATTCTAGCTGCTACCTTTGCCGTGTTAATGACTCAACCGATTCAACTATTATTTGTATTTGGCTTTATTGTTGCGGTCGGGATTTTATTAGACACCTTCTTAATTCGAGGGATTTTATTACCCGCATTACTTGTTTTGTTTGAAAAAGATTCGTCTATGCAAAAAGGTCAGCAATAAGGAAAAGAGCCAGTCACAAGTTCCGGTGACTGGCTCTGTTTTATGCTTCCATACTTTGTTCGTTTGCTAATTGTGTTCGTTGTTTCTTAGATTTTTTGAAATGTAAAAGCTCATAAATCACTGGTATGACAACAAGAGTAAGTAGGGTTGCTGCTGCTAATCCACCAATAACAACAACAGCTAAGCTTTGTGACACAAGGGCACCTGTCTCTGCTTTTTTAAACAAAAGTGGGAGCATAGCGCAAATGGTTGCAACGGCTGTCATTAAAATCGGACGCATTCTCGTTGCAGTTGCCTCCACAATCGCTTCCCGAATGATCATTTTTTGTTCGTTTTGTTTAATACGGTCTAACAATACAATTGCATTCGTGACGACGATACCAATCAGCATAAGGGCACCCAATAGAGCGGTTATATCCACAGGAATTCTGCTAATCACTAGTCCAAGCACAGCACCAATCGCTGCAAGTGGAAGGGAGAATAGAATAGCGATAGGAGCTCTTACTGTTTTGAAAGTAATCACCATGATTAAGAAAACAGCTCCGATGGAAACAATCATGGTCATAAATAAATCAGAGAAGTCATTCGCTTGTTGAACACTAGCTCCTCCAACAAAAATTTCAACATCATCAGGAAGTTTGATTCCGCCAGTTCCCTGAACACCAAATATAGCTTCATTCATTTCTTTTGAGATTTCGGAAATGCGTGCAGAATCAATATTTGCAGTTACTCGAACATATTGGTCCCCATCTTTATGGAAGACACTCGTTGATTCTTCACGTTTCGTAATCGAAGCAATCTCAGAAACAGGGACTAAGCCAGTTTGAGTAATAACAGGGATATCATTAATCTCATCAGCTGTAGCTGGAGATAGCATTGGTTCCAATAATACAGGCGTATCTTGTTGATCTAGTTTTATCATGCCAATTGGCATAGCATTCAGCATGGCAGCCACAGCTTGAGCTGTTTGTTCAGAGTTTACTTTACTTGAGTCCACTTCAAGTGAAAAGACCGTTTTCTTTTCTTCAAAATTGGTAGAAACTTTTTCAACACCATCAATACCCGAAATCTCATCCTTCACTTTTAAAGCTGTTTCTTCTAGATTATCTAAGGAATCCCCCATCACATCGATGGTGATTTGGGAGGATGAACCAGACATCATCGAGCTTGCTGAAACCGTAAGCTCGGCATCGCTATAATTCTCTTTTTCACCTTCAATCAGTTTGATCACTTGATCCGTATCGTTTTTATCTTTAAGAATAATAGAAAAGCTTGTTGCTGTTGGTGATTTTACATCTCCGTATTGAGCAGCTTCGGCAGAATTCCCCATTTGAGTAAAGTTATGTTCAACCTCTTCTTGCTTAAGAATGAACTCCTCTAGTTTGAGGGAGCCTTCCTTTACCTCGTCAATAGGAGTATTATTCGGGTACGTTAGATTGGCCACGATGAAATCAGAGCTTGAGTTATCAATGGCACCTTTCGGCAGCGTTACGTAGGTTACAATCGAGCCAGAAAAAACAAATAGTGCTAGGAGAAGGACTGCCCATTTATGATTGAGTGACCAAGTTACTAGTTTAATGAACTTTACCGCTGGCTTATGTTCAGGTAGCTTTGTATTTTTTAGCAGTCCTGCGCTCATGAGTGGGACAACGGTTAAAGCTACTACTAATGAAGCGAGCAGAGAATAGGTAATCGTTAATGCAAATGGAAGCATTATATCCTGAAGTGATCCACTTACAAGACCAATTGGTAGAAATACTGCCACGGTTGTTAGGGTTGACGATGTGATGGCTGTTCCTACTTCTTTTGTTGCCTCTATGACTAAAGGTACTGAGAATTTTTCTTTTTGCATTTTGCGGAATATATTTTCTATTACTACGATACTATCGTCTACTAGACGACCAACAGCTACTGCCACTCCCCCTAAAGTTAGAACATTAAGTGTAATTCCTGAGCGTGACAGGAGGAATAATGTAAAGGCTAGGGACAATGGGATAGACACAATTGTAATAAAGGTGGAGCGAAT containing:
- a CDS encoding efflux RND transporter permease subunit, with protein sequence MSIFTRWAFRNKAAVSILTILVLGLGILSYTTLPMEFFPAADQPQVSVVVLGQGSDSDTMEKQVTNPMETVLEGVKGKTNIYSTTGDGYSKLDIFYDSKTNMKDAKLEVQDALSTLTLPPNVSKPNIIQLNTNMIPISQISITFEDGLTAENVEFAKKEIVPVLKDIDGIANIQTMGEANSYVSVKIDNAKLAQTQVPFQTIMTVLQGQNSSMAVGEQTIDGKSSNIKVIGSIDSLEELKNLQVSPGVSLKDIATVDKQEPNDTLNHINGEDGLFLIVTKDSASNAVSISKELDKSIKELNEKFSQSETTVVLDLTDMVENSVHTMMKEVLLGALFATIVIMLFLRNIRSTFITIVSIPLSLAFTLFLLSRSGITLNVLTLGGVAVAVGRLVDDSIVVIENIFRKMQKEKFSVPLVIEATKEVGTAITSSTLTTVAVFLPIGLVSGSLQDIMLPFALTITYSLLASLVVALTVVPLMSAGLLKNTKLPEHKPAVKFIKLVTWSLNHKWAVLLLALFVFSGSIVTYVTLPKGAIDNSSSDFIVANLTYPNNTPIDEVKEGSLKLEEFILKQEEVEHNFTQMGNSAEAAQYGDVKSPTATSFSIILKDKNDTDQVIKLIEGEKENYSDAELTVSASSMMSGSSSQITIDVMGDSLDNLEETALKVKDEISGIDGVEKVSTNFEEKKTVFSLEVDSSKVNSEQTAQAVAAMLNAMPIGMIKLDQQDTPVLLEPMLSPATADEINDIPVITQTGLVPVSEIASITKREESTSVFHKDGDQYVRVTANIDSARISEISKEMNEAIFGVQGTGGIKLPDDVEIFVGGASVQQANDFSDLFMTMIVSIGAVFLIMVITFKTVRAPIAILFSLPLAAIGAVLGLVISRIPVDITALLGALMLIGIVVTNAIVLLDRIKQNEQKMIIREAIVEATATRMRPILMTAVATICAMLPLLFKKAETGALVSQSLAVVVIGGLAAATLLTLVVIPVIYELLHFKKSKKQRTQLANEQSMEA
- a CDS encoding MMPL family transporter, with amino-acid sequence MKSILKVITDRVSTRKGTWVTLGVWVIVTVLLAILAPSAKDYESSNITSLPSDAKSVIAQNKLDQYFKDNDGTPAILVFQSSDDKIVNVSELESFIKEVQKVEGVKEIVPITTLPPQATESFFSEDKSTVILPVTFEADFEAKEMRASQEKMMEITEESTDLTLKITGPAGIAVDALDLFSRADVVLLLSTVGLILVLLIVIYRSPLLALIPLLAAAFVYEVVNQVLGLMGKAGLLINNQTFSIMTILLFAAVIDYSLFVFSRYREELKTYDSKHEAMKEAMRETGLPVFFSGGTVLAAMLVLFFAEFGDYRNFAPIFATAMLIIMLASVTLVPALFTLFGRKSFWPKIPRVGEESVKANSFWSKIGRIVVKKPVVSTVAIGIILVISALNMFNLKYEFDTMKSFPEDMPSRIGYEILEEKFEKGDLAPTTVLLEASEQVTMEQQDVIMKELKKQPLVSSVRPSGVTEDQKVVQFTLTYTESPYDSETMDALEKTRDNSKQIVKDAGLEGELYFAGETANRIDDRATNNRDLIVIVLLESILIFAMLIVMTKSFKLPLYMMGTILLSFLAAVGLGMFLTNLFFDIDTVSNRVPLYSFVFLVALGIDYNIILISRFMEERKIHPVKKAVEIAVANTGGVISSAGIILAATFAVLMTQPIQLLFVFGFIVAVGILLDTFLIRGILLPALLVLFEKDSSMQKGQQ